The following are encoded together in the Pseudomonas maumuensis genome:
- a CDS encoding glutathione S-transferase yields the protein MILFHSPLSPFVRKVMIVLHETGQLSRVTVQGVNISPVSGDDQLNRDNPIGKIPALRLDDGSVLHDSRVICEYLDSQHVGLPLIPREGSARWRRLTLASQADAIMDAAVATRYETFLRPVDKQWDGWVTAQGEKIRRSLANLEQEHLAELASGFDLAAIGVACALGYLDLRQPEFGWREQQPGLAAWYAEVSKRPSMVATAPVA from the coding sequence ATGATCCTGTTCCATTCGCCGTTGTCGCCGTTCGTGCGCAAGGTGATGATCGTCCTGCACGAGACCGGCCAGCTGAGTCGCGTCACCGTGCAGGGCGTCAACATCAGCCCGGTGAGCGGCGACGATCAGCTCAACCGGGACAACCCGATCGGCAAGATCCCGGCCCTACGCCTGGACGATGGCAGCGTGCTGCACGACAGCCGGGTGATCTGCGAATACCTCGACAGCCAGCACGTCGGCCTGCCGCTGATCCCCCGTGAGGGCTCGGCGCGCTGGCGCCGCCTGACCCTCGCCTCCCAGGCCGACGCGATCATGGATGCTGCGGTAGCCACGCGCTACGAGACCTTCCTGCGCCCGGTGGACAAGCAGTGGGACGGTTGGGTGACAGCGCAGGGCGAGAAGATCCGCCGCAGCCTGGCCAACCTGGAACAGGAGCACCTGGCGGAGCTGGCTTCGGGGTTCGACCTGGCAGCGATTGGCGTGGCCTGCGCGCTGGGCTACCTGGACCTGCGCCAGCCGGAGTTCGGTTGGCGTGAGCAGCAGCCGGGGCTGGCGGCGTGGTATGCCGAGGTGTCGAAGCGGCCGTCGATGGTGGCTACAGCCCCTGTAGCCTGA
- the msrA gene encoding peptide-methionine (S)-S-oxide reductase MsrA — MVLRSEILVNKNVLPTAEQALPGRETPMTLPEFHYVFEGTPLLGPFFEGDIDFAIFGLGCFWGAERRFWQREGVVSTVVGYAGGFTPNPTYEEVCSGLTGHTEVVLVVFDKNKVSYRELLAMFWELHNPTQGMRQGNDVGTQYRSAIYCTSPQQLEEAQASQAAFQAELSKAGFGEITTEIAQAPTVYFAEAYHQQYLAKNPDGYCGIGGTGVCLPPSLQGN; from the coding sequence ATGGTCCTGCGTTCGGAAATCCTGGTGAACAAAAACGTCCTGCCCACCGCGGAACAGGCCCTGCCTGGCCGCGAAACCCCGATGACCCTGCCCGAGTTCCACTACGTATTCGAAGGCACCCCGCTGCTCGGCCCGTTCTTCGAAGGCGACATCGATTTCGCCATCTTCGGCCTGGGCTGCTTCTGGGGCGCCGAACGGCGCTTCTGGCAGCGCGAAGGCGTGGTCAGCACCGTGGTCGGCTACGCCGGCGGCTTCACCCCCAACCCGACCTATGAAGAAGTCTGCTCGGGCCTGACCGGCCATACCGAAGTGGTGCTGGTGGTGTTCGACAAGAACAAGGTCAGCTACCGCGAATTGCTGGCGATGTTCTGGGAGCTGCACAACCCGACCCAGGGCATGCGCCAGGGCAACGATGTCGGCACCCAGTACCGCTCGGCGATCTACTGCACCTCGCCGCAGCAACTCGAGGAAGCCCAGGCCAGCCAGGCCGCCTTCCAGGCCGAACTGAGCAAGGCAGGCTTTGGCGAGATCACCACCGAGATCGCCCAAGCGCCGACCGTGTACTTCGCCGAGGCCTACCACCAGCAGTACCTGGCCAAGAACCCGGACGGCTACTGCGGCATCGGCGGCACCGGTGTGTGCCTGCCGCCCAGCCTGCAGGGCAACTGA
- a CDS encoding putative bifunctional diguanylate cyclase/phosphodiesterase — protein sequence MKSQPDAASRVAAEVVTQLPVPSRLGMLRFERLNEASWAMLYLDPACDRQFGLPAAELCALIGSPYASLMEPEARYKLHDEIQLQLSQRGYYRVRYTLHASPAPLRLLEVGESYKQHNRQLLRGYLTVFDDQQQDAPDLDANDLESRNNRLQLALQLNQRAQQEQLEHLDRVRAQQDLILRLARQRYSVGNSLLEAAELITRSACEIYRVDCASIWYLNDQRLEPISAWYRREQQHRMPEAIDASRFPDYLEALHASRAIDAHNASHDPRTREMAESLYSTDDNAMLDASIRIDGQVVGVLCLEQTGQPRAWQSDEIAFAGELADQFAQVINNHNRRTAASALHLFQRAVEQSASAFLLVNRDGVVEYVNPSFTAITQYSTEEVQGHHLAELPALENLSELLFDSPSSLAMGNSWQGEFKSRRKNLEPYWGQLSISKVYGDNRELTHYIGIYEDVTQSKLAQQRIERLAYTDNLTNLGNRPAFIRNLDERFARDSNSPICLLLVDIDNFKRINDSLGHQTGDKLLISLARRLRNSLSNGGSLARFASNEFAVLLDDTSLDDGQSVAHQLLRTLDKPMFVDNQLINVTASVGLACAPLHGSDPATLMKNAGLALHKAKANGKHQVQVFTEVLNAEASYKLFVENNLRRALTQNELEVFYQPKLCLRSGRLLGLEALLRWNHPERGMIRPDQFISVAEETGLIIPIGKWVVRQACRMSQQLREAGLGNLHVAINLSPKQFSDPELVGSIGSILKEEALPPHLLELELTEGLLLEATEDTHRQLDELKALGLTLAMDDFGTGYSSLSYLKKFPIDIIKIDRSFINEIPDNQDDMEITSAVVAMAHNLKLKVVAEGIETPEQLAFLRRHRCDVGQGYLFDRPIPGRELSEKLRRYPRGPVD from the coding sequence ATGAAAAGCCAACCCGATGCCGCCAGCCGTGTGGCGGCCGAGGTCGTGACGCAGCTCCCCGTGCCCTCGCGGCTCGGCATGCTGCGCTTCGAACGGCTGAACGAAGCCAGTTGGGCGATGCTCTACCTCGATCCGGCCTGCGACCGCCAGTTCGGCCTGCCCGCCGCCGAGCTCTGCGCCCTGATCGGCTCGCCCTATGCCAGCCTCATGGAGCCGGAGGCACGCTACAAGCTGCACGACGAGATCCAGCTGCAACTGTCCCAACGCGGCTACTACCGGGTGCGCTATACCCTGCACGCCAGCCCCGCGCCACTGCGCCTGTTGGAAGTCGGCGAAAGCTACAAGCAGCACAACCGCCAATTGTTGCGCGGCTACCTGACGGTGTTCGACGACCAACAGCAGGACGCCCCCGACCTCGACGCCAACGACCTGGAGTCGCGCAACAACCGCCTGCAATTGGCCCTGCAACTGAACCAGCGCGCCCAGCAGGAGCAGCTCGAGCACCTCGACCGAGTACGCGCCCAGCAAGACCTGATCCTGCGCCTGGCGCGCCAGCGCTACAGCGTCGGCAATTCGCTGCTCGAAGCCGCCGAGCTGATCACCCGCAGCGCGTGCGAGATCTACCGGGTCGACTGCGCCAGCATCTGGTACCTGAACGACCAGCGCCTGGAGCCGATCAGCGCCTGGTACCGCCGCGAACAGCAGCACCGCATGCCCGAGGCGATCGACGCCAGCCGCTTCCCCGACTACCTCGAAGCCCTGCACGCCAGCCGCGCCATCGATGCCCACAACGCCAGCCACGACCCGCGCACCCGTGAGATGGCCGAGTCGCTGTACAGCACCGACGACAACGCCATGCTCGATGCCAGTATCCGCATCGATGGCCAGGTGGTCGGCGTGCTGTGCCTGGAGCAGACCGGCCAGCCGCGGGCTTGGCAGTCGGACGAAATCGCCTTCGCCGGCGAGCTGGCCGACCAGTTCGCCCAGGTCATCAACAACCACAACCGACGCACCGCCGCCAGCGCCCTGCACCTGTTCCAGCGGGCCGTGGAGCAGAGCGCCAGCGCCTTCCTGCTGGTCAACCGCGACGGCGTGGTGGAGTACGTCAACCCCAGCTTCACCGCCATCACCCAGTACAGCACCGAGGAAGTCCAGGGCCACCACCTGGCCGAACTGCCGGCGCTGGAAAACCTCAGCGAGCTGTTGTTCGACTCGCCGTCGAGCCTGGCCATGGGCAACAGCTGGCAGGGCGAGTTCAAGAGCCGGCGCAAGAACCTCGAGCCCTACTGGGGGCAACTGTCGATCTCCAAGGTGTACGGCGACAACCGCGAGCTGACCCACTACATCGGCATCTACGAAGACGTCACCCAGAGCAAGCTGGCCCAGCAGCGCATCGAGCGCCTGGCCTACACCGACAACCTGACCAATCTGGGCAACCGCCCGGCGTTCATCCGCAACCTCGACGAGCGCTTCGCCCGCGACAGCAACAGCCCGATCTGCCTGCTGCTGGTGGACATCGACAACTTCAAGCGGATCAACGACAGCCTCGGCCACCAGACCGGCGACAAACTGTTGATCAGCCTGGCCCGACGCCTGCGTAACAGCCTGAGCAACGGCGGCAGCCTGGCACGCTTCGCCAGCAACGAGTTCGCCGTGCTGCTCGACGACACCAGCCTCGATGACGGCCAAAGCGTGGCCCACCAGTTGCTGCGCACCCTCGACAAGCCGATGTTCGTCGACAACCAGCTGATCAACGTCACTGCCTCCGTGGGCCTGGCCTGCGCGCCGCTGCACGGCAGCGACCCAGCCACGCTGATGAAGAATGCAGGCCTGGCCCTGCACAAGGCCAAGGCCAACGGCAAGCACCAGGTCCAGGTGTTCACCGAGGTGCTCAACGCCGAGGCCAGCTACAAGCTGTTCGTCGAGAACAACCTGCGCCGCGCCCTGACCCAGAACGAACTGGAAGTGTTCTACCAGCCCAAGCTGTGCCTGCGCAGCGGTCGCCTACTGGGCCTGGAAGCGCTGCTGCGCTGGAACCACCCCGAGCGCGGCATGATCCGCCCCGACCAGTTCATCAGCGTGGCCGAGGAAACCGGCTTGATCATCCCCATCGGCAAGTGGGTGGTGCGCCAGGCCTGCCGCATGAGCCAGCAACTGCGCGAGGCTGGCCTGGGCAACCTGCACGTGGCCATCAACCTGTCGCCCAAGCAGTTTTCCGACCCGGAGCTGGTCGGCTCGATCGGCAGCATCCTCAAGGAGGAAGCCTTGCCGCCGCACCTGCTGGAGCTGGAGCTGACCGAAGGCCTGCTGCTCGAAGCCACCGAAGACACCCACCGCCAGCTCGACGAGCTCAAGGCCCTGGGCCTGACCCTGGCCATGGACGACTTCGGCACCGGTTACTCGTCGCTGAGCTACCTGAAGAAGTTCCCGATCGACATCATCAAGATCGACCGCAGCTTCATCAACGAAATCCCCGACAACCAGGACGACATGGAGATCACCTCGGCGGTGGTGGCCATGGCCCACAACCTCAAGCTCAAGGTGGTCGCCGAAGGGATCGAGACGCCCGAGCAGCTGGCGTTCCTGCGTCGGCACCGCTGCGACGTCGGCCAGGGCTACCTGTTCGACCGCCCTATCCCAGGGCGCGAGCTGAGCGAAAAACTGCGCCGCTATCCGCGTGGGCCGGTGGACTGA
- the aceF gene encoding dihydrolipoyllysine-residue acetyltransferase, with protein sequence MSELIRVPDIGSGEGEIIELFVKVGDRIEADQSLLTLESDKASMEIPAPKAGVVKELKVKLGDRLKEGDELLVLEVEGAAAAAPEAPAAAAPAPVAAPAPAAEAAPAPAAAPAAASVQDIHVPDIGSSGKAKIIEVLVKVGDTVEADQSLITLESDKASMEIPSPAAGVIEAVLCKLEDEVGTGDLIFKIKAAGAAPAAAPAPAAAAPAKAEAAPAAAPAAAAPAAAPAPVATAPAAGSNAKVHAGPAVRQLAREFGVDLGSVAATGPHGRILKEDVQVYVKAMMQKAKEAPAAGATGGAGIPPIPTVDFSKFGEVEEVALTRLMQVGAANLHRSWLNVPHVTQFDSADITELEAFRVAQKAVAEKAGVKLTVLPLLLKACAFLLKELPDFNSSLAPSGKAIIRKKYVHIGFAVDTPDGLLVPVIKNVDQKSLLQLAAEAAALAEKARTKKLSADDMQGACFTISSLGHIGGTGFTPIVNAPEVAILGVSKATMQPVWDGKAFQPKLMLPLSLSYDHRVINGAAAARFTKRLGDVLGDIRTMLL encoded by the coding sequence GTGAGCGAACTCATTCGCGTACCTGACATCGGCAGCGGTGAAGGTGAAATCATCGAGCTGTTCGTCAAGGTCGGTGACCGTATCGAGGCCGACCAGAGCCTGCTGACCCTGGAGTCCGACAAGGCCTCCATGGAGATCCCGGCCCCCAAGGCCGGCGTGGTCAAGGAACTGAAGGTCAAGCTGGGCGACCGCCTGAAAGAAGGCGACGAGCTGCTGGTCCTGGAAGTCGAGGGTGCCGCTGCCGCGGCACCTGAGGCGCCTGCCGCTGCTGCTCCGGCGCCAGTTGCTGCCCCAGCGCCTGCGGCCGAAGCCGCCCCTGCTCCGGCCGCAGCCCCGGCTGCCGCCAGCGTGCAGGACATCCACGTGCCGGACATCGGCTCGTCGGGCAAGGCCAAGATCATCGAAGTGCTGGTCAAGGTCGGCGACACCGTCGAAGCCGACCAGTCGCTGATCACCCTGGAGTCCGACAAGGCCTCCATGGAGATCCCGTCGCCCGCCGCCGGCGTGATCGAAGCCGTGCTGTGCAAACTGGAAGACGAAGTCGGCACCGGCGACCTGATCTTCAAGATCAAAGCCGCTGGCGCTGCCCCTGCTGCTGCTCCAGCACCAGCCGCCGCTGCTCCGGCCAAGGCTGAGGCTGCTCCAGCCGCGGCGCCTGCCGCTGCCGCCCCGGCTGCTGCCCCAGCACCGGTTGCCACCGCCCCTGCCGCCGGCAGCAATGCCAAGGTTCACGCAGGCCCGGCAGTTCGTCAGCTGGCCCGTGAGTTCGGCGTCGACCTGGGTTCGGTCGCGGCTACCGGCCCGCACGGCCGCATCCTCAAGGAAGACGTGCAGGTCTACGTCAAGGCGATGATGCAGAAGGCCAAGGAAGCCCCGGCTGCCGGCGCCACCGGTGGTGCCGGCATCCCGCCGATCCCGACCGTGGACTTCAGCAAGTTCGGTGAAGTCGAAGAAGTCGCCCTGACCCGCCTGATGCAGGTCGGTGCCGCCAACCTGCACCGCAGCTGGCTGAACGTGCCGCACGTGACCCAGTTCGACTCCGCCGACATCACCGAGCTGGAAGCCTTCCGCGTTGCGCAGAAGGCCGTGGCCGAGAAGGCTGGCGTCAAGCTGACCGTGCTGCCGCTGCTGCTCAAGGCCTGCGCCTTCCTGCTCAAGGAACTGCCGGACTTCAACAGCTCGCTGGCGCCAAGCGGCAAGGCGATCATCCGCAAGAAGTACGTACACATCGGCTTCGCCGTGGACACCCCGGACGGCCTGCTGGTCCCGGTGATCAAGAACGTCGACCAGAAGAGCCTGCTGCAACTGGCTGCCGAAGCCGCTGCACTGGCCGAGAAAGCGCGCACCAAGAAGCTGTCGGCCGACGACATGCAAGGCGCCTGCTTCACCATCTCCAGCCTCGGCCACATTGGCGGCACCGGCTTCACGCCGATCGTCAACGCGCCGGAAGTGGCGATCCTTGGTGTGTCCAAGGCGACCATGCAGCCGGTCTGGGATGGCAAGGCCTTCCAGCCCAAGCTGATGCTGCCGCTGTCGCTGTCCTACGATCATCGTGTGATCAACGGCGCCGCCGCCGCGCGCTTCACCAAGCGCCTGGGCGACGTGCTGGGCGATATCCGCACCATGCTGCTGTAA
- the aceE gene encoding pyruvate dehydrogenase (acetyl-transferring), homodimeric type, protein MQDLDPIETQEWLDALESVLDKEGEDRAHYLMTRMGELATRSGSQLPYAITTPYRNTIPVTHEARMPGDLFMERRIRSMVRWNALAMVMRTNLKDSDLGGHISSFASSATLYDIGFNYFFQAPTDEHGGDLIFFQGHASPGVYARAFMEGRINEEQMNNFRQEVDGNGLSSYPHPWLMPDFWQFPTVSMGLGPIQAIYQARFMKYLEARGFIPAGKQKVWCFMGDGECDEPESLGAIALAGREKLDNLIFVINCNLQRLDGPVRGNGKIIQELEGVFRGGGWNVNKVVWGRFWDPLLAKDTNGALQRRMDEVIDGEYQNYKAKDGAYVRENFFNTPELKAMVEDLSDDEIWKLNRGGHDPYKVYAAYHQAVNHKEQPTVILAKTIKGYGTGAGEAKNTAHNTKKVDVDSLRHFRDRFDIPVKDADLENLPFFKPEEGSAEAKYLAERRAALGGFVPQRRAKSFSVPTPPLETLKAILDGSGDREISTTMAFVRILAQLVKDKDIGQRIVPIIPDEARTFGMEGMFRQLGIYSSVGQLYEPVDKDQVMFYREDKKGQILEEGINEAGAMSSFIAAGTSYSCHNQPMLPFYIFYSMFGFQRIGDLAWAAGDSRTRGFLIGGTAGRTTLNGEGLQHEDGHSHMMAGTIPNCRTYDPTYGYELAVIIQDGMKKMTEEQQDIFYYITVMNESYQQPAMPAGVEDGIIKGMYLLEEDTREAAHHVQLMGSGTILREVREAAKILREEFNVGADVWSVTSFNELRRDGLAVERANRLKPGQKPQQTYVEECLAGRKGPVIASTDYMKLFAEQIRQWVPSKEFKVLGTDGYGRSDSRKKLRHFFEVDRHFVVLAALEALADRGEIEPKVVADAIVKFGIDPDKRNPLDC, encoded by the coding sequence ATGCAAGACCTCGATCCAATCGAAACCCAGGAATGGCTGGATGCCCTGGAGTCGGTCCTCGACAAAGAAGGCGAAGACCGCGCTCATTACCTGATGACCCGTATGGGCGAGCTGGCCACCCGCAGTGGTTCGCAGCTGCCGTATGCCATCACCACGCCGTACCGCAACACCATCCCTGTCACCCACGAAGCACGCATGCCCGGCGACCTGTTCATGGAACGCCGCATTCGCTCGATGGTGCGTTGGAACGCCCTGGCCATGGTCATGCGCACCAACCTGAAAGACTCGGACCTGGGCGGACACATCTCCAGCTTCGCCTCCAGCGCCACCTTGTATGACATCGGCTTCAACTACTTCTTCCAGGCCCCGACCGACGAACACGGCGGCGACCTGATCTTCTTCCAGGGCCACGCTTCGCCAGGCGTCTACGCCCGTGCCTTCATGGAAGGCCGCATCAACGAAGAGCAGATGAACAACTTCCGTCAGGAAGTGGACGGCAACGGCCTGTCTTCGTACCCGCACCCGTGGCTGATGCCTGACTTCTGGCAGTTCCCGACCGTTTCCATGGGTCTGGGCCCGATCCAGGCAATCTACCAGGCGCGCTTCATGAAGTACCTGGAAGCCCGTGGCTTCATCCCGGCCGGCAAGCAGAAGGTCTGGTGCTTCATGGGCGACGGCGAGTGCGACGAGCCGGAATCCCTGGGCGCGATCGCCCTGGCCGGCCGCGAGAAGCTGGACAACCTGATCTTCGTCATCAACTGCAACCTGCAGCGCCTCGACGGCCCGGTTCGCGGCAACGGCAAGATCATCCAGGAACTCGAAGGCGTGTTCCGTGGCGGTGGCTGGAACGTCAACAAGGTCGTCTGGGGCCGCTTCTGGGATCCACTGCTGGCCAAGGACACCAACGGTGCCCTGCAGCGCCGCATGGACGAAGTCATCGACGGCGAGTACCAGAACTACAAGGCCAAGGACGGCGCGTACGTCCGTGAGAACTTCTTCAACACCCCAGAGCTCAAGGCCATGGTCGAAGACCTGTCCGACGACGAGATCTGGAAGCTCAACCGTGGCGGCCACGACCCGTACAAGGTCTACGCGGCATACCACCAGGCCGTGAACCACAAAGAGCAGCCGACCGTCATTCTGGCCAAGACCATCAAGGGTTACGGTACCGGTGCCGGCGAAGCCAAGAACACCGCGCACAACACCAAGAAGGTCGACGTCGACAGCCTGCGTCACTTCCGTGACCGCTTCGACATCCCGGTCAAGGATGCCGACCTTGAGAACCTGCCGTTCTTCAAGCCCGAAGAAGGTTCTGCCGAAGCCAAGTACCTGGCCGAGCGCCGTGCTGCCCTGGGCGGTTTCGTGCCACAACGCCGCGCCAAGAGCTTCAGCGTGCCGACCCCGCCACTGGAAACGCTGAAAGCGATCCTCGACGGCTCGGGCGACCGCGAAATCTCCACCACCATGGCCTTCGTGCGCATCCTCGCGCAGCTGGTCAAGGACAAGGACATCGGCCAGCGCATCGTCCCGATCATCCCGGACGAAGCCCGTACCTTCGGTATGGAAGGCATGTTCCGCCAGCTGGGCATCTACTCGTCGGTCGGCCAGCTCTACGAGCCAGTCGATAAAGACCAGGTGATGTTCTACCGCGAAGACAAGAAGGGCCAGATCCTCGAGGAAGGCATCAACGAAGCCGGCGCCATGTCGTCGTTCATCGCTGCCGGTACCTCGTACAGCTGCCACAACCAGCCGATGCTGCCGTTCTACATCTTCTACTCGATGTTCGGCTTCCAGCGCATTGGCGACCTGGCCTGGGCCGCTGGCGACAGCCGCACCCGTGGCTTCCTGATCGGCGGTACCGCCGGCCGTACCACCCTCAACGGTGAAGGCCTGCAGCACGAAGACGGTCACAGCCACATGATGGCGGGCACCATCCCGAACTGCCGCACCTACGATCCGACCTACGGCTACGAGCTGGCGGTGATCATCCAGGACGGCATGAAGAAGATGACCGAAGAGCAACAGGACATCTTCTACTACATCACCGTGATGAACGAATCCTACCAGCAGCCAGCCATGCCGGCCGGTGTCGAGGATGGCATCATCAAGGGCATGTACCTGCTCGAGGAAGACACCCGCGAAGCCGCGCACCACGTACAGCTGATGGGCTCCGGCACCATCCTGCGCGAAGTCCGCGAAGCGGCGAAGATCCTGCGTGAAGAGTTCAACGTCGGCGCCGACGTGTGGAGCGTCACCAGCTTCAACGAACTGCGTCGCGACGGCCTGGCCGTGGAACGCGCCAACCGCCTCAAGCCTGGCCAGAAGCCTCAGCAGACCTACGTCGAAGAGTGCCTGGCCGGTCGCAAGGGCCCGGTCATCGCCTCCACCGACTACATGAAGCTGTTCGCCGAGCAGATTCGCCAGTGGGTGCCGAGCAAAGAGTTCAAAGTCCTGGGTACCGACGGTTACGGTCGCAGCGACAGCCGCAAGAAGCTGCGTCACTTCTTCGAAGTCGACCGCCACTTCGTGGTGCTGGCTGCCCTGGAAGCCCTGGCTGACCGTGGCGAGATCGAACCCAAGGTTGTGGCTGACGCCATCGTCAAGTTCGGCATCGACCCGGACAAGCGCAACCCACTGGACTGCTGA